One window of the Mixophyes fleayi isolate aMixFle1 chromosome 6, aMixFle1.hap1, whole genome shotgun sequence genome contains the following:
- the GCGR gene encoding glucagon receptor isoform X2 — MLNLIPQSMCLVPGTYLGTRKHGFVYKHCGPDGQWAPNVNGQECQRDPEDVEKQEWFEKIYESFKIMYTVGYSMSVGALILALAILVGFSKLHCMRNYIHINLFTSFILRGVSVLVIDTLLKSRYSEKFDKGDVRPLPSSEFSQAGCRAATVLMQYGIIANYCWLLVEGIYLHNLLVLAVFSERSYFALYICIGWGTPILFIIPWVAVKYTFENVVCWTINNNMAYWWILRSPVFLAILINFLIFMRIIQILLSKMRAHQMRYTDYKLRLARSTLTLIPLLGIHEVVFALITDETAQGTLRLVKLFFDLFFSSFQGMLVAVLYCFVNKEVQSELLKKWKRWKLGKDIEDEYKHTYSQPPRAGLGNVCEKHKLVDSCNNGASKSRHSDGMWYHEKMGSSTTENITLSERQHSFEYPESSSEHVL, encoded by the exons ATGCTCAACCTAATACCACAGTCAATGTGTCTTGTCCCTGGTACCTACCTTGGCACAAGAAAG CATGGCTTTGTCTATAAGCACTGCGGGCCAGACGGGCAATGGGCACCCAATGTGAATGGCCAGGAATGTCAACGTGACCCAGAGGATGTGGAAAAGCAG GAATGGTTTGAAAAGATTTATGAAAGCTTTAAGATCATGTACACTGTAGGGTACTCCATGTCTGTGGGGGCCCTCATACTGGCTCTTGCCATCCTTGTGGGTTTCAG TAAACTCCACTGTATGCGGAATTATATTCATATCAACCTGTTCACCTCGTTCATACTAAGGGGAGTGTCTGTGCTAGTGATTGACACCTTGCTGAAGAGTCGTTACAGTGAGAAATTTGACAAGGGAGACGTGCGTCCCTTGCCCAGCAGTGAG TTCTCCCAGGCTGGGTGCCGCGCTGCCACCGTGCTTATGCAGTACGGAATCATCGCTAATTACTGCTGGCTGCTGGTGGAGGGGATCTACCTGCACAATCTGCTGGTCTTAGCTGTCTTCTCAGAAAGAAGTTACTTTGCGCTTTATATCTGCATAGGATGGG GGACCCCCATTTTATTTATCATCCCGTGGGTGGCTGTCAAATACACTTTTGAAAATGTAGT GTGCTGGACCATAAACAACAACATGGCATATTGGTGGATCTTACGCTCTCCTGTGTTCCTTGCTATATTG ATCAACTTCTTAATTTTTATGCGGATTATTCAGATTCTTTTGTCCAAGATGCGAGCTCATCAGATGAGGTACACAGACTATAAACTCAG ATTGGCCAGGTCCACGCTCACCCTAATTCCTCTGCTTGGAATACACGAGGTGGTATTTGCGCTAATCACAGACGAAACCGCACAAGGAACTCTGCGACTGGTCAAACTTTTCTTTGACCTCTTCTTTAGCTCCTTCCAG GGTATGCTGGTAGCTGTACTGTATTGTTTTGTCAACAAAGAG GTCCAGTCTGAGCTGCTGAAGAAGTGGAAACGGTGGAAACTTGGGAAAGACATTGAAGATGAATATAAACATACCTACAGCCAACCTCCCCGAGCTGGACTCGGCAATGTCTGTGAAAAGCATAAACTGGTCGATAGCTGCAACAATGGAGCAAGCAAATCACGGCACAGTGATGGCATGTGGTACCATGAGAAGATGGGCAGCAGTACTACAGAGAACATCACGCTGAGTGAGCGGCAGCATAGCTTTGAGTATCCTGAGAGCAGCTCCGAGCATGTCCTCTAA
- the GCGR gene encoding glucagon receptor isoform X1 — protein MPRPYLLRVLLVLIVLCQPASAQIMDYLYDSWQKYEKECQMNMSMEPPPAGLVCNRTFDRYSCWPDAQPNTTVNVSCPWYLPWHKKVQHGFVYKHCGPDGQWAPNVNGQECQRDPEDVEKQEWFEKIYESFKIMYTVGYSMSVGALILALAILVGFSKLHCMRNYIHINLFTSFILRGVSVLVIDTLLKSRYSEKFDKGDVRPLPSSEFSQAGCRAATVLMQYGIIANYCWLLVEGIYLHNLLVLAVFSERSYFALYICIGWGTPILFIIPWVAVKYTFENVVCWTINNNMAYWWILRSPVFLAILINFLIFMRIIQILLSKMRAHQMRYTDYKLRLARSTLTLIPLLGIHEVVFALITDETAQGTLRLVKLFFDLFFSSFQGMLVAVLYCFVNKEVQSELLKKWKRWKLGKDIEDEYKHTYSQPPRAGLGNVCEKHKLVDSCNNGASKSRHSDGMWYHEKMGSSTTENITLSERQHSFEYPESSSEHVL, from the exons CCTGCCTCTGCTCAGATCATGGATTACCTGTATGACAGCTGGCAGAAGTATGAGAAGGAGTGTCAAATGAACATGTCCATGGAGCCCCCACCAGCAG GACTGGTCTGCAACCGGACGTTTGATAGATATTCCTGTTGGCCAGATGCTCAACCTAATACCACAGTCAATGTGTCTTGTCCCTGGTACCTACCTTGGCACAAGAAAG TGCAGCATGGCTTTGTCTATAAGCACTGCGGGCCAGACGGGCAATGGGCACCCAATGTGAATGGCCAGGAATGTCAACGTGACCCAGAGGATGTGGAAAAGCAG GAATGGTTTGAAAAGATTTATGAAAGCTTTAAGATCATGTACACTGTAGGGTACTCCATGTCTGTGGGGGCCCTCATACTGGCTCTTGCCATCCTTGTGGGTTTCAG TAAACTCCACTGTATGCGGAATTATATTCATATCAACCTGTTCACCTCGTTCATACTAAGGGGAGTGTCTGTGCTAGTGATTGACACCTTGCTGAAGAGTCGTTACAGTGAGAAATTTGACAAGGGAGACGTGCGTCCCTTGCCCAGCAGTGAG TTCTCCCAGGCTGGGTGCCGCGCTGCCACCGTGCTTATGCAGTACGGAATCATCGCTAATTACTGCTGGCTGCTGGTGGAGGGGATCTACCTGCACAATCTGCTGGTCTTAGCTGTCTTCTCAGAAAGAAGTTACTTTGCGCTTTATATCTGCATAGGATGGG GGACCCCCATTTTATTTATCATCCCGTGGGTGGCTGTCAAATACACTTTTGAAAATGTAGT GTGCTGGACCATAAACAACAACATGGCATATTGGTGGATCTTACGCTCTCCTGTGTTCCTTGCTATATTG ATCAACTTCTTAATTTTTATGCGGATTATTCAGATTCTTTTGTCCAAGATGCGAGCTCATCAGATGAGGTACACAGACTATAAACTCAG ATTGGCCAGGTCCACGCTCACCCTAATTCCTCTGCTTGGAATACACGAGGTGGTATTTGCGCTAATCACAGACGAAACCGCACAAGGAACTCTGCGACTGGTCAAACTTTTCTTTGACCTCTTCTTTAGCTCCTTCCAG GGTATGCTGGTAGCTGTACTGTATTGTTTTGTCAACAAAGAG GTCCAGTCTGAGCTGCTGAAGAAGTGGAAACGGTGGAAACTTGGGAAAGACATTGAAGATGAATATAAACATACCTACAGCCAACCTCCCCGAGCTGGACTCGGCAATGTCTGTGAAAAGCATAAACTGGTCGATAGCTGCAACAATGGAGCAAGCAAATCACGGCACAGTGATGGCATGTGGTACCATGAGAAGATGGGCAGCAGTACTACAGAGAACATCACGCTGAGTGAGCGGCAGCATAGCTTTGAGTATCCTGAGAGCAGCTCCGAGCATGTCCTCTAA